Proteins encoded within one genomic window of Brachybacterium muris:
- a CDS encoding aldo/keto reductase — MISTVPTLSFHDGNSVPQLGYGVWQVEDDVAADVVKQAIEAGYRHIDTAAGYQNEGGVGRAVKAAGVPREELFITTKLANGDQGFDSAKKALETSLEKLDMDYVDLYLIHWASPQRGKYLESWKALIELQKERKAKSIGVSNFPIAQLEEIIDETGVVPVMHQIELHPEFQQGELRAYHAKHDILTEAWSPLGQGGDILKNEVITEIAEAHDADPGQVIIAWHLAVGNVVIPKSVTPKRIVSNFASVDLELTADEIEQINGLDNPDGRIGADPANPGF; from the coding sequence ATGATCAGCACTGTTCCCACCCTGTCCTTCCACGACGGCAACTCCGTCCCTCAGCTCGGCTACGGCGTGTGGCAGGTCGAGGACGACGTCGCGGCCGACGTGGTCAAGCAGGCCATCGAGGCCGGCTACCGCCACATCGACACCGCCGCCGGCTACCAGAACGAGGGCGGCGTGGGCCGTGCCGTGAAGGCGGCTGGCGTGCCCCGCGAGGAATTGTTCATCACCACCAAGCTCGCCAACGGCGACCAGGGCTTCGACTCTGCCAAGAAGGCGCTGGAGACCTCGCTCGAGAAGCTCGACATGGACTACGTGGACCTGTACCTGATCCACTGGGCCAGCCCCCAGCGCGGCAAGTACCTCGAGTCCTGGAAGGCCCTCATCGAGCTGCAGAAGGAGAGGAAGGCCAAGTCGATCGGCGTCTCCAACTTCCCGATCGCCCAGCTCGAGGAGATCATCGACGAGACCGGCGTGGTGCCGGTGATGCACCAGATCGAGCTGCACCCCGAGTTCCAGCAGGGCGAGCTGCGCGCCTACCACGCAAAGCACGACATCCTCACCGAGGCGTGGAGCCCCCTGGGCCAGGGTGGCGACATCCTCAAGAACGAGGTCATCACCGAGATCGCCGAGGCCCACGACGCCGACCCCGGTCAGGTGATCATCGCCTGGCACCTGGCCGTCGGCAACGTGGTGATCCCCAAGTCCGTCACCCCCAAGCGGATCGTCTCGAACTTCGCCTCGGTGGACCTGGAGCTCACCGCTGATGAGATCGAGCAGATCAACGGCCTGGACAACCCCGACGGCCGCATCGGCGCAGACCCGGCCAACCCCGGGTTCTGA